A genomic stretch from Hemicordylus capensis ecotype Gifberg chromosome 1, rHemCap1.1.pri, whole genome shotgun sequence includes:
- the IRF7 gene encoding interferon regulatory factor 7 isoform X1, with protein sequence MAASTNERGHQRPRFFDWLVNEIDSGKYEGLYWLDESHTTFRITWKHHARKSLVADDYKIFEAYAIFSGKHTGTSSKWKTNFRCALESTKRFTLVAEYKDPDPYRVYRILPLNTCTASTTNSSSDKRSPDDASSIMCGSTLLKALKSITDKNIALNYLCKGTCVLGAFDMLQKNMDSYSYGIWAANSAPFQGNGNDCEDDQVHISPYSDGLPALSQPIHQVQEEIDVVLGTLSLENPVPGPSGNPAENFGQSEDIIEWLMQQTRLNLNQQVSWAPPLAGDSDNLLGEASACEQGPAYTAPHFDQNGCLLIGNGVMNEPVQNSYYEVPSVGPAQTIPNLNSQPAATHLVHCTQQNAPVANQLNNVGETPYNYCFIGSIYTNEEPQGPGMMNNSARNDYQQPANQQAVCMPPVVPIPEEQFIPNTTPLQNNGTIPLHLDVSIYYRGALQHEAEVKVSSCILTYNHHTDSAPNGTQIIQFPSPETLPDQKQVKHTLTVLQSAHLLLYQRNKQICAKRMGKCKVFLAFSKQLDSMAHHPQFRLLPRNEDTEIFSYEKFDQELRDFHEGRRQSSPDYTIYLCFGQHFSAAKPKEKKLILVKLVPKLCKHYHEHVLREGVSSLNSESLELSHSLPEMMEYLSSLY encoded by the exons ATGGCTGCATCTACAAATGAAAG AGGCCATCAAAGGCCCCGTTTCTTTGACTGGCTGGTTAATGAGATTGACAGTGGAAAGTATGAAGGCTTATACTGGTTGGATGAGAGCCACACGACCTTTCGTATCACTTGGAAACACCATGCGAGGAAGAGCCTAGTGGCTGACGATTACAAGATTTTTGAG GCGTATGCTATCTTCAGTGGAAAGCACACTGGAACatcatccaaatggaaaaccaACTTCCGCTGTGCCTTGGAGAGTACAAAGAGGTTTACACTGGTAGCGGAGTATAAAGACCCCGATCCCTATCGTGTGTACAGAATTCTCCCTCTCAACACCTGCACTGCATCAACTACTAATTCTTCTTCTGATAAAA gaagccctGATGATGCTTCTAGCATCATGTGTGGTTCGACTCTTTTAAAGGCTTTAAAATCAATCACTGACAAGAACATTGCTCTAAATTATCTTTGCAAAGGCACCTGTGTCTTGGGAGCATTTGATATGCTGCAAAAAAATATGGATTCCTACTCATATGGAATATGGGCTGCAAACTCTG CCCCTTTTCAAGGCAACGGGAATGATTGTGAAGATGATCAAGTACATATAAGTCCTTACAGTGATGGACTCCCAGCTCTGAGTCAACCCATACATCAAGTACAG GAGGAGATAGATGTTGTTTTGGGAACTCTGTCACTGGAAAATCCAGTCCCAG GGCCAAGTGGGAACCCAGCAGAAAACTTTGGCCAGTCTGAAGATATAATAGAATGGCTCATGCAGCAAACCAGGCTGAACTTGAATCAGCAGGTCTCATGGGCTCCTCCCCTGGCTGGAGACTCTGATAATCTCTTAG GAGAGGCTTCTGCATGTGAACAAGGTCCTGCTTATACTGCCCCTCATTTTGACCAAAATGGCTGCCTGCTAATAGGGAATGGAGTCATGAATGAACCTGTTCAGAATAGCTATTATGAAGTACCATCAGTGGGGCCAGCTCAGACCATACCTAATTTGAATTCCCAGCCAGCTGCCACTCATCTAGTCCACTGCACACAGCAAAATGCACCTGTAGCAAATCAGCTTAATAATGTTG GAGAAACTCCATACAACTATTGCTTCATTGGCAGTATCTACACAAATGAAGAACCTCAGGGCCCTGGAATGATGAACAACTCAGCAAGAAATGATTATCAGCAGCCAGCAAACCAGCAAGCTGTGTGTATGCCTCCTGTTGTTCCCATCCCAGAAGAGCAGTTCATTCCCAACACTACCCCATTGCAGAACAATG GAACAATCCCCCTTCACCTGGATGTCTCCATCTATTACCGAGGAGCACTGCAGCATGAAGCAGAGGTCAAAGTGAGCAGCTGCATATTGACCTACAACCACCACACTGATAGTGCTCCAAATGGCACACAGATAATACAGTTTCCAAGCCCGGAGACCCTGCCTGATCAGAAGCAAGTGAAGCACACCTTGACTGTGCTGCAAAGTGCACATCTGCTGCTGTATCAGAGAAATAAGCAGATCTGTGCCAAACGAATGGGTAAATGTAAGGTCTTCTTGGCCTTCTCCAAGCAGCTGGATAGCATGGCTCATCACCCGCAGTTTAGATTATTGCCTCGGAATGAAGACACTGAGATCTTCAGTTATGAAAAATTTGACCAAG AACTGAGGGATTTCCATGAAGGTCGAAGACAGTCCTCTCCTGACTACACCATCTACCTGTGCTTTGGACAGCACTTCTCAGCTGCCAAGCCCAAGGAGAAAAAACTAATCTTGGTGAAG
- the IRF7 gene encoding interferon regulatory factor 7 isoform X2, whose protein sequence is MAASTNERGHQRPRFFDWLVNEIDSGKYEGLYWLDESHTTFRITWKHHARKSLVADDYKIFEAYAIFSGKHTGTSSKWKTNFRCALESTKRFTLVAEYKDPDPYRVYRILPLNTCTASTTNSSSDKTPFQGNGNDCEDDQVHISPYSDGLPALSQPIHQVQEEIDVVLGTLSLENPVPGPSGNPAENFGQSEDIIEWLMQQTRLNLNQQVSWAPPLAGDSDNLLGEASACEQGPAYTAPHFDQNGCLLIGNGVMNEPVQNSYYEVPSVGPAQTIPNLNSQPAATHLVHCTQQNAPVANQLNNVGETPYNYCFIGSIYTNEEPQGPGMMNNSARNDYQQPANQQAVCMPPVVPIPEEQFIPNTTPLQNNGTIPLHLDVSIYYRGALQHEAEVKVSSCILTYNHHTDSAPNGTQIIQFPSPETLPDQKQVKHTLTVLQSAHLLLYQRNKQICAKRMGKCKVFLAFSKQLDSMAHHPQFRLLPRNEDTEIFSYEKFDQELRDFHEGRRQSSPDYTIYLCFGQHFSAAKPKEKKLILVKLVPKLCKHYHEHVLREGVSSLNSESLELSHSLPEMMEYLSSLY, encoded by the exons ATGGCTGCATCTACAAATGAAAG AGGCCATCAAAGGCCCCGTTTCTTTGACTGGCTGGTTAATGAGATTGACAGTGGAAAGTATGAAGGCTTATACTGGTTGGATGAGAGCCACACGACCTTTCGTATCACTTGGAAACACCATGCGAGGAAGAGCCTAGTGGCTGACGATTACAAGATTTTTGAG GCGTATGCTATCTTCAGTGGAAAGCACACTGGAACatcatccaaatggaaaaccaACTTCCGCTGTGCCTTGGAGAGTACAAAGAGGTTTACACTGGTAGCGGAGTATAAAGACCCCGATCCCTATCGTGTGTACAGAATTCTCCCTCTCAACACCTGCACTGCATCAACTACTAATTCTTCTTCTGATAAAA CCCCTTTTCAAGGCAACGGGAATGATTGTGAAGATGATCAAGTACATATAAGTCCTTACAGTGATGGACTCCCAGCTCTGAGTCAACCCATACATCAAGTACAG GAGGAGATAGATGTTGTTTTGGGAACTCTGTCACTGGAAAATCCAGTCCCAG GGCCAAGTGGGAACCCAGCAGAAAACTTTGGCCAGTCTGAAGATATAATAGAATGGCTCATGCAGCAAACCAGGCTGAACTTGAATCAGCAGGTCTCATGGGCTCCTCCCCTGGCTGGAGACTCTGATAATCTCTTAG GAGAGGCTTCTGCATGTGAACAAGGTCCTGCTTATACTGCCCCTCATTTTGACCAAAATGGCTGCCTGCTAATAGGGAATGGAGTCATGAATGAACCTGTTCAGAATAGCTATTATGAAGTACCATCAGTGGGGCCAGCTCAGACCATACCTAATTTGAATTCCCAGCCAGCTGCCACTCATCTAGTCCACTGCACACAGCAAAATGCACCTGTAGCAAATCAGCTTAATAATGTTG GAGAAACTCCATACAACTATTGCTTCATTGGCAGTATCTACACAAATGAAGAACCTCAGGGCCCTGGAATGATGAACAACTCAGCAAGAAATGATTATCAGCAGCCAGCAAACCAGCAAGCTGTGTGTATGCCTCCTGTTGTTCCCATCCCAGAAGAGCAGTTCATTCCCAACACTACCCCATTGCAGAACAATG GAACAATCCCCCTTCACCTGGATGTCTCCATCTATTACCGAGGAGCACTGCAGCATGAAGCAGAGGTCAAAGTGAGCAGCTGCATATTGACCTACAACCACCACACTGATAGTGCTCCAAATGGCACACAGATAATACAGTTTCCAAGCCCGGAGACCCTGCCTGATCAGAAGCAAGTGAAGCACACCTTGACTGTGCTGCAAAGTGCACATCTGCTGCTGTATCAGAGAAATAAGCAGATCTGTGCCAAACGAATGGGTAAATGTAAGGTCTTCTTGGCCTTCTCCAAGCAGCTGGATAGCATGGCTCATCACCCGCAGTTTAGATTATTGCCTCGGAATGAAGACACTGAGATCTTCAGTTATGAAAAATTTGACCAAG AACTGAGGGATTTCCATGAAGGTCGAAGACAGTCCTCTCCTGACTACACCATCTACCTGTGCTTTGGACAGCACTTCTCAGCTGCCAAGCCCAAGGAGAAAAAACTAATCTTGGTGAAG